A window of Solanum stenotomum isolate F172 chromosome 3, ASM1918654v1, whole genome shotgun sequence contains these coding sequences:
- the LOC125857968 gene encoding MAPK kinase substrate protein At1g80180: MMAGLQRSATSFRRQGSSGLVWDDKLVTASGELIQLGNPRGETTIKTDREGEEKPKLEVSVPDKASSKTAGSMERSRSNRGFRTGKVSPAIEPPSPKVSACGFCSAFAKNDKSNRRPKSGKRKM; encoded by the coding sequence ATGATGGCTGGATTACAGAGATCTGCGACGTCGTTCCGGCGACAAGGCTCATCAGGATTAGTATGGGATGACAAATTAGTGACAGCATCAGGTGAATTGATTCAGCTTGGAAATCCACGAGGAGAAACTACTATTAAAACTGAtagagaaggagaagaaaagccTAAATTGGAAGTGTCGGTGCCTGATAAGGCTTCATCAAAAACGGCTGGATCCATGGAGAGGAGCCGATCTAATCGCGGTTTCCGAACTGGTAAGGTGTCGCCGGCAATTGAACCGCCGTCTCCTAAAGTATCTGCATGTGGATTCTGTAGCGCTTTTGCAAAGAATGATAAATCTAACCGTCGACCTAAATCCGGCAAGCGTAagatgtaa